A region of the Myripristis murdjan chromosome 10, fMyrMur1.1, whole genome shotgun sequence genome:
AGCTGCAGTGGTGACCTGAATTTATGGGTgaacatggctgctgctggtggtgtgtgtctcagtgtgtatgtgtggtggtAGCAGTGTGTTTCCCATGTGTGTATGGGTCAaccatggtgatggtgatggtgatggttcAGATGTCTGGAATGTGAGTGGGCCACTGACACAGCATGGTCCTTATCAGAAACCCACTCAGTTCAGAGTGCAGGGCGGACGGTTTTACagaaaatagaataaatgtTAAGATACAGACCAAGCTGCTTTTGTCAGATgcatatgaaaatgtaaaatgtgtgactgtatttgtgtgtttctgcttattttcctttttttgttggtttgtttctttctttctttctttttgttttaagtttCCATGTGGACTGTGCAcccatttttaaatgtcttgtGCAATTCagatgactttaaaaaaaaaaaaaagtatgatcAGGGGATTGtgtatcattcattcaaccaTGTGAGTTCAAGAGAAAAATGAGTAGGCATTGCAACTTTTTATGTAGATGTACATAGTGCTAAAGAAAATTCCCAGCTTCCTAGAGAGGGTGACGTCACCACAGCAAACCTGTCAGTCTTGTCTGTGGGTTTGCCTATGTGGTCAGTGACACATAGTATCTGCTGTCACAGAGCAGAAGGATGTGTTGGTTCATGCCTTAATAAGTAACTACTCCAACTGAAAGCTACAAgcataaaaacagacacactcacagagaccAGAataccacagtgtgtgtgtgtgtgtgtgtgtgtgtgtgtgtgtgtgtgtgtgtgtgtgtgtgtgtgtgtgtgtgtgtgtgtgtgtgtgtgtgtgtgtttggcatcaAATTTGCAGGTAAACTGTCTTTATCTTTTAACTGAGCTGGTAAAAACAAATTTCTCATGTTTGCACATGTTGTTGTCAGCATTCTAACCGCAGTGTTATATTCATTAAAAGTCTTGTAATTACATAACATAACAGTGGGAAGCATTTTTCTTGTTCAGTCATGCAGAGTGAGGAAACATTCACTAATGCACATTTTCAAGAATACTTTCAAGGCCGTCCAAGCAGAATGAAAATGCCTATTGCCTTGAACcaaacaacagagagagcacTGATTTAAGAACATTGTTAAATAGTacaaattgtgaaaataatgaTACTTGGCTTAAGTTTCTTCCTAACACGGTAGAAAATAAGTTACCTATTCCTacagtggttttgtttttctgctatTGTGTGATGGCACCTGTAAGCCTGCAACATGAAGAGAAGCAAAATCCATTTGGCAAGGGAAAGTGAATCTAAAAACATCAATCACTCTGAGATATTAAATCATTCAATGCAGAATTTCTCTTGACTGAAACCTCTTTCGTAATGTTATGCATTTCTACACTCTCAATTTCAGGGAGTAAAGTttctcatttgcaaaaaataaagtatGCACTGCAAGTAAGCTCCCAAAATATTATTTACCACCCAAACCAGTAACATTTGGGGGTGCATACCAAGTGTTGCGAAGAGTCGCGatcgcagtgtcctgggtttgaatctgaccttgAGCCATTTATTgaatgtcatctcctctctctcccctgcctttcctgtccccctctgtctcttctgtGATTGTCAAATAAAAAGTAGAAATGGCaaatcatctaaaaaaaaaaaaaaaaaaaaacatttctcatgTTGCTCTGACCAACAGCAGTGTGAAAAAAGCAGCACACTCACAGACTTACTGGTTTGGGggtcaaaataaatcacacatttgCAGCATTCCATACATAGTTTTTGTGTACCTCATACAGCACCTGCTGTTACCTTGGATgtgcatgttttatattttattaaaagGTCTCATTCCACAAACATCACCcatgagcagagcagagctaGAGCAGTAAGTATATGTTATGACTGAAGTGACACCACACATCATAAGTACAGTATAGCATTATGAGTGGAGCACAGAATGCAGCAAACATCTGCTCTCATGATTGCATGGCAGCATTGCTCAGTGACAGTCAAGTGTTGCTGTAGGCACCTTAGCTTTAAAGGGCTGCATTAAAGATGTACAGTCGGCAGGGGCAGTGATTAAGTGGCAAGATAATAACAATatcagacagtaaacaaaatgagATGCATCTAGTCCTGTCACATGAACTTTACACAGGATGCTCTGTTAGATATGTACAGCTATACATTTTATGCCCCATAGATTTAACTGAGTATTTTTACAAGCTCTGTTCCAGGCTCAATAACAGCAGAGTCATGGAAAGCACACAAGGGATGGAATAAATGTGAATGGTAAATACAAGCCTTGAGTGAACACAGAAAAATTAAGGACTGTATCTTTTTATaggtatttaaaaaataatttacagcAACATCTATGTGACCTTGAGACCATAATCAATATTTATGGCAGAGTAGGTGACAGTAATTGGAGATACACATCCTGAACCATTCTTTCCATTCATACCTCACACTCATCATCACACTCTGTCATTATCTATCAAGATGAATGGGTGAATAGAAGGCTGTGCAATGACTGTTTCCTGGGTTATGTTCCCTAAGCCTTGTTGACACAGACAAACCTTTGTTACAGTATTGATCGAGTAAATGAAAAGGTGGCAGGGCTGTGGCATAGTCCAGCTAATGGCTGTCATTGATATCCATTCAATCTCTGCTCTTTTCAGTTCAAGCAGTTCTGACGATCCTCAGTGAAAGGGTTGACGCAGACTGTGAGGCTTCGGACTGTCCATGCATCGTATCGCTGACAGTCAGTTCCAGATCCTGGGCAGGTTCTCGAGGATCCTGCGCCTGTGTGAAGGGTTAGACACTCCTGCAGCACATAAATCCTCCTCTGTGATGCCACTGTGGAGAAGTCAAAGATCTCTGTATCAAACATGACTAACTTCAACTTCAAACATGACAATTTTAACGTTTGCTCCAATTTTACTTAACATTAAGAACATTAACATTCATTTATGACATCATTATTTggtgaggggttttttttttttttaatccaagaTACCGACACTGTCCGTTACTTTCTTCTCAATCTAATTTAtttgattcatttcatttatgtctttttaaatcttaagtaaagcactttgaattgtcttgtgtttgaaaggtgctatacatatgaacttgccttgccttgtctATGAGGTGATAGCATGCACCCTGACAATTTGCCaggatgttgacatgatgcCTAACTATAGATTTAATGTGGAGCCTGTCGTTAAAATTCTTTACCTGAAATAATCCAGATCATCCCAGCCATTGAGGTGGAGTCCCAGAGTGTATTTCTGCAGACCCAGAGTACTGAGAAGCTCCCGCACTGTCTCTGGTGCACCTTGCAGGACAGACACCTGCATTGAGGTAAAACAGAGAGAATTTTTACCAGACACTGCAGAGACAGCCAGTGGTCAGCTCTTTGTCTGTTACTGAAATGCTATGTCCTACCTCATTTTCCCAGCTGAAGCCCCTCTCATCTGGCATGGTAGGACCATTTCTTTGGTTTAATCTGTGATTGGGTATGGATGGGCTTCTGTGGTCAGTGGGAAAAAAGTCCATATCACTGAGGGACTTGGCAATTTGTAAGGCAGTAAGGGAGTTGTCCCCTGATGGTCCAGGGTGCTGCGGCTCCACCATCCAGGGAGCTGATGCCTGACAGTGCGGTAGACGGGAAGAGGAATAGGGGAAAAGAGATGGGGTCTTTGGGGCCCTGATAGGACTGGTCCTCTCTGGATGCAGCTGAGTTTGATCTCTTCTGGTTTTCTCCCTAATGATAGCTGAGTGGTTCATATACATGTTCCTCAGGTTCTTCATTGGCAATACAGAGTCCTGAGCAATCTTTTTACCCATGCATTTTGCTCTGGGTTGTAAAACTTGTTCATGGTATTGTGCAGTGGTGTTACTTGGTGTTGGAGGTATGGGGGTAGGGTTTTTGGTTGGGAAAAGTTGATAGGAGGAGTTGGTTTGTGGTGGATGATGGTCACTGGTTGGTGTGTAGGGTGGCAGGATGGCTGGAATCTCAATCTCTGTAAAGTCTGACCTGCGAGAGGACTTCCTGTCAAAGCCATGCCCTCCTGCAAGTTTCGGGAGCTGCAAGGCCTCATTTCCAGACCAGATCACCTGAGGGTCTTTTCGCTGGGTTGGGGGCTCCTCCACCCTGCGTGGCACTGATACACCTTCAAAGATGAAGTAGGCAGGATTGGTGTAGCTGCTGGGGGTTAGTTTGGGAGGAGCTGCTAAGGACCTGCAGTGAACACATACAGTCAATCTTAGGGAGatctgtgtgaactgaactagATCTCCACATGCTGGCCACACCCTCAGTTCTCAGTGTGGTTTCACAGGACTTGACAACGTGTTATAAAGCACATATGGGTAACAGTCTCCTCATTGGGCTTACATATGACTAGAAGCCCTGTTTAATTAGGATATAcaccaaataacaataacattttgaataaataatcTACTATACATAAAATACTATTGACGACAATTTATCTGCTAAGAATAATTTAGAATTTGCAATTTTGGACTTATGTtgagtttttcaaaataaattagaaaagTAAAACCAAGCGGTTCTCTATAGTGCACATACTTTGCAGTTCAGTATCTGCTCACAGTCCCATAAACATTCCAAACAAAGTCTTGCTGCCCAGAAATGTGGGCATGTGACTTCACATGCAAGCTGATGCAAAGCTGGATTAGTCTCCGCTCTAGTGAGCCATTGCCTTTCAGCTGAGGGGTTTCTGGTGCTTTGCACTGATGCTCAGAAATATGACGAGATTCTCACCTATTTATTGGGTTACGTGTAGATCCAGGCGACATGTGTCCCCTCCCATGACCTTTGTCGTCCTTCTCAAAACAGAACCACTCTGAAAAAGTCAAATGACATAGATGGATAACGTATTTCAAAATCAGGAAGACAAGAaagtctgtgtgttgtgtgtgcaggatAAAGGCTAGGGCAGTATGAGATGTGAAAGCatggcagtgtttgtgtgtgttgtcgtgGTGCCTGACCTGATGGCATAATACTGCCTGTATCTGTCCTGTGTCAGTGGCTCAGGATGCATCTGGTCAGGATCAGTCAATCAGGAGCCAAAAGAGGAAGCGGTCGAAAGATGCCAGCAAGTGAAAAGCCAAGCCATGGATCATTGAGGAACCAAATAGAGGAAGCAATGTGAGACTCACAGGAGAGCCAAGGAATGCGGTGACAGTCAAGATGAAGGTTTAGTAGGAAGTGATAGTGCAAGCAAGGGGCAGTGTAGGACAGTAGCCACTCTGGCTGACCCACCGTATATCTTCTCTCGTGTTCCTCGCCTTTCTGTGGGCACGTGGACCCGGACTCGACCCCTTATAGAGCCCATCTCTTCACCTCGGTGACTCAGAAATGTCTCAAACTGCTCCAATGTACCGGTAAGTGAGTGCAGAGCCACACAGCATTCACCTACAGCAGATATTTAAAAAGGTTATTCATAGGGCTCTGGTTAACAAGGTAACCACTAGGGTGTAAAGGTATGAATTATGACagataaaagacaaaatggATTGGCCTGTGACCGACCGTATGACTCAAACCCGTCACATGACTTGACAGACAACAGCAGGTGCTGATCTTGAAGATACTCCATGTTGGACCCAACTGGAAGAAGCtataccaaacaaacaaagaacacaAGTTAACAGTTGGATTAAAAGGCATATTTTCAATCAATTCAAAATAGACGGAGCTTCTAACCTTTGGCAGTTGTTTGGAGGACCAGCCAAGTTTGAGAAACCCTGGCACATCACAGCTCTGTGAGTCATTTTCACTTGAgcgttgtgtgtctgtgaagaAAAAACTCATCTCTGTCATTTTGACTCACAGTGTTTCAGATGAAATGATGACCGCCTTTGAACTAACGACATACCttctaggcaacatgaatgGAACTCAATGAAGAACTTGGCTTTGCTGGCTGTTTTCACAATGGCCTCAATGCCTTCAAGCTCAATCCAGGCCCTCTCCATGCTCGGATTTAGGTCTGAAATGTAGGGCAACACTGGTCACATAACCCAGGGATTCTGTTATATtaaatctgtatgtgtgtccaaAATACCACAACAATGACAGCACCTGTTTTGGAGATGAACTGTGATGTCACCCCTACTTGGTATGTGGCAAACACAGGTGAGTGGTCACTTGTGAAGATATCATCTGTGCAACCTGGCAAGAGACAAGTcccgttattattattattattattattattattattattattattattacactaaGCTGCACCAAAATTGCACCAATAATGCTGATGGGAAAATGTGAGTATATTAActtgaaattatataaaataCTTTTTGCAACTGTTTTGATAGATTTAAGCATTTATTTGTGAAGTAGGCAGATCTGAACAAAAATTTGAGGCAAAAAGTAGTGTAGTGACTGGGTCATACGATTCTGCTACTTCCTGGCAATTTTTTCTGGTTTGATAGCTTGCTGAGGctagacagaaacagagacttACACTGAATGAGAGGAAATGACTCTTTCTTTGTGGACCACAAACCAGGATGTAGAGGTTGACCGTTATTCACTTGCAGGGCCACAgacattttacagtaaaacaatgaaagaaaTACCCTCGAATGTCTAATTCGAGAATGCCGCATCAGATCCATTGCCAAACTTCAAGCCTTAATCATTTCCTTTGCTTTgctgtctttttcattttgtttttgtcttacccaattgttttttctgtttcttttttctttcttctttctttttttgttatgatCTTTAAAGCTTACCATACGAGGTGCAGATGATATGTGTCTCTGGATAGGACTTCCACAGAATCCTGTCACACCATGATGGAACATTGACTCGCACCTGTAGAAACAAACAGTTTAATTATATGTCAAGACACTGTGTTTGTTTAGCAATGAAGATATGATGCATGGCAGACGTGGAAACATGCAATGGGGGGGGTGGCTCCATTCCTGTTATGCATGACATTCCCTTTTCAGCTTGTGGGGTAATTTTTAACCCCCTATTTTTAGTGGTCCTGGCAGCTGCTCCACTATCCCCACAGACCCCTTAGTAAATTGGGATTAGATTACACATAAAAATATCTTTGGAAATGAGCCATTGGTATAATTAGAATATATAAGGCAACTTTTCATGGTGCAGTATTTCTGTAGCATCACAGCCATATTCCTATGGCTTTAAGGTGCATTTGACAGTGTCAGACTCTGGAAAATGACTCACCCCTGAAGTCTTGTACTTCTGCCATAGGTAGCAGTCTCTAGAGCCTCGCTCATACCGATAGGTGGGTGGAAATGtaatcttctcctcctcttaaccatgacaaataaagcaaatgtACACAGTTTAAAAGTGataaagaggaaagaaaaggcaTATCAGATTTAAACACTtgcaaatacatttcatttgctcatttttgccTACCTAGATGCCAAAAGTACAAGGGGAAAGTTGCCAGATAATCACAGGAAGGTGTTTGAAAGTCAGTTATTAACATGATCTGTGATGGACAACAGTACCACTATTTGAAATGTCCTAAACCCCAAATTTCCAGTGATCCCAGTAAGTTAGAacaaacaaagattttttttgcaaatatgatTTCACTCAGGATTGAATCAAAGACTGACATAAGTGATCAAAATCACAAGCATTTTCGATGCCCCCACCACAATATCATTTCTCATAACCTGCTATACAGAAAGGCCAAAAGTAGACTGGAACTCACTGAAATTGAGAAAGGCTTTTCTCTTGTGTCTCTCTCGGGTCAGCTGATCAGCACACATGAGCTCCTCAAACTCTCTCTTGGACACGTGTTTCAGAATGTCCTGGAGACAAGGAGCGTGAGTGGGGAGCAGGAAAAGAGGCTGAATGTCTAGAGATTTTCAGCTGACCAGTATGCAATATTTTCAAACTGTGATGGCAGGATAGGCAAAGGGTTGTACATGTAAGCACTGTGCTAAAAAAGGGTCTGTGATGGATGAACATACAAATAATGACTGTTTGTCTGACCTGTACATCCAAGTCCAGTCTGTAATTGAGGTCTCCACACCAGAAGAGATGGTTGAAGCGCAGGCTGATGTCAAAGGCACTGAGCTGCTTGTCACCCAGAGAAAGCAGCCTGAGGATGTCTATGAAGTTTTGGTTCCTCCTGTGAATGACACATATGTAATAGATGGGTGTTTATGGGATGCAACATTATCAAAGTGCTATGCTGTActatgtctttttttaattttttattttatcaaatatATTTGTAATGTGATGTCATGAGAGCTAGAGTCATAGAGGGGAGGTATATTCCCTCCCAGTGGCTGCAACAAGGACTACAAACCATTATGGCATCCATTAAAAGACAACTACACCCATAGTCATCAGGGCAGTGAGAACAGTAGTTGCCCAGCTGAAAGATATAAGTTGATTGCCctagtgaagtgtgtgtgaaggaaagGAGAACAGACTAGTGAGAAGACAGGCTATTGTTGCAAGTTATAAGTAAAAAATCGAACTGGAAGTTATGATTTAGATACCTGTTAGGctttctgtttcctgtctgcGAGAGATAAGTTGACTTGTTATGAGAGGACTGAATGTATTGAGTTGAAACTGGAAAACCCCGCCAtgctgtctttattttctgcACCCACACCACAAAGCTCCAAGAGAAAAGCTCCTGGCCTCTCAAGACATCACGGTAGATAGTTTTGCTAATTGTGTATTGTTGTAATTATGTCTTGTGGTATGCTGCCAGGAGAATGCAACTTTGAGGGTTTTGAATCAAAACCCTTTGCGGGCTGGAGAAAAAGCCCTTCAAGGGTTTTTAGACAATTCTCTTTCCTATATGCATGAGTAAATAAAGAAACTATAACACACTAAaccacattacaaaaaaaaaaaaaaagaaaattttttttctttaccggGGAAATGGTATATTTACTCTTGCTGACACACccaagacacacagacacaggcacacaataTGGTGAGTGAACACATCCCTGTCAGTCCACATACATTTCCTTAGCTTTACAATCAAAATGTACCTAAGGACTTTCTCACTTCCAGAGGTCAGGTGGCAGTTCACAAACCCAAAAGACGTCCCGTTGAAGAGGAAGGAGACCCCAACAGCTCCCTTGTTTCCTGAAACAGGAGAAATACCCTGTGAAACCTCTGAgttaataaaaacaagattttggtTCCTGTTAATCATGTACTGCTGGTTTTGGCTGTTGACCATGGTTTGCTATGCTTTCTGTGTTTACTTTGTGTGATTATCTGAGCGGAGGTGTTTTAGATGATGAGATCATGCAGGGCACATTACCCAGTGTATTCCCCAGACCAGTCTTCACATTGGCTGTGCTCACATGGCTGATGCGGCTCTCGTGCTCCGGCTTCACAAACACTGCAAGCCTCATATTCCAGAGGGATTGCACTGCCACCTGCAGGACATGACGCCACATTACAATGTGTCACAGGAGTGGTCTCTGTAACTAATCATAAAAACTAAGTCTTCATAAAATGTTATGAGGAAAACATTGTCAGTATTTGAAAAATATAGATGATATATTCTAAAGTAGTAAAAAATATACTCCTACAATTAGCTGAAaacctcttaaaaaaaaaaaaaaaagaagaagaagaagcttcCATCAAATTCCACTGTCAGTTTCCTTTGAAATTAGCAATCATTTTGTGTAATCAAATTTCCAACAACATAGGTGGCCACATGACATTCATAAGCATGTACAATACATTCTAAGAAATTACGCTTTATTCAGTTTTCTGGGCAATGTTTCCCTGCAGGTGCCATGGGTGGCTTTGTCATtccaaaagcaaataaaattttattttaacttttagtGGAGATACCAAAGTTTCCAGAAACCAAATATGTCATGTTGAGTTACAGTTAAATGAGCATAAAATGATTCACAAAACTAGATATTTAgatatgtagatattttctatttgatgtgatgatgtagccacaaaacaatggcatcttagGTTAGAATAATTCACGCAGTACAAACatgatgcagcttcagtgaagcactgcaaccaccagatacagaatatgcacGTGGCATTAGTATAAAAAgttggatttaaaaaatatatatatgttccTACTTTAAAGCTACTAAGGAGGAAATTGAGTTTAGTGGGTTAATATTAATTAGCGaatctttttttcagaaaatactGTAACATTATAGTCAACGTCTGCATGCTATtcacagggaaaaaagagaaacaagaaaaggaTCATTACTTGTTTGTAGTCAATGTGAGTGTAGCTGCGA
Encoded here:
- the inppl1b gene encoding inositol polyphosphate phosphatase-like 1b — its product is MTTATWYHRDISRVHAEDLLARAGRDGSYLVRDSESVPGAYALCLLFQRHVHTYRILPDADGLLAVQTTQGVQVNCFRTLEDLVLGYQHPHKGLVTPLLYPVTRDTDTGDESSDDEKLPPALASVNTASTTGPPATPAPHAHFLNKLQELNTSSMASEVIGLLSGYLFSELPLDIESVHKGATSLRHLQRTLGTACQGLNSEIDLTLSSLETLAKVFDHPSGPLTCSKAQGPDAELDGLLCKISALVSLLSSLEKRVLKALQDAVTNHNLAVHSATPTPEPTPVIVTSVKNHTRPLPVHSFQVKMVRYGRQTVSVDVDTGVLLFDRKAGSFGIEKVSHDRILQLVKIQSSPAKVYMVVDNHHNTPWELMFESARKREAFCQLLQLMKTRHSQHSEPDVVSVFVGTWNMGGSPPPRSLQSWVTCCGLGHTPDESIALLPHDIYALGTQENPQGEREWTEHIKATLRSYTHIDYKQVAVQSLWNMRLAVFVKPEHESRISHVSTANVKTGLGNTLGNKGAVGVSFLFNGTSFGFVNCHLTSGSEKVLRRNQNFIDILRLLSLGDKQLSAFDISLRFNHLFWCGDLNYRLDLDVQDILKHVSKREFEELMCADQLTRERHKRKAFLNFKEEKITFPPTYRYERGSRDCYLWQKYKTSGVRVNVPSWCDRILWKSYPETHIICTSYGCTDDIFTSDHSPVFATYQVGVTSQFISKTDLNPSMERAWIELEGIEAIVKTASKAKFFIEFHSCCLEDTQRSSENDSQSCDVPGFLKLGWSSKQLPKLLPVGSNMEYLQDQHLLLSVKSCDGFESYGECCVALHSLTGTLEQFETFLSHRGEEMGSIRGRVRVHVPTERRGTREKIYEWFCFEKDDKGHGRGHMSPGSTRNPINRSLAAPPKLTPSSYTNPAYFIFEGVSVPRRVEEPPTQRKDPQVIWSGNEALQLPKLAGGHGFDRKSSRRSDFTEIEIPAILPPYTPTSDHHPPQTNSSYQLFPTKNPTPIPPTPSNTTAQYHEQVLQPRAKCMGKKIAQDSVLPMKNLRNMYMNHSAIIREKTRRDQTQLHPERTSPIRAPKTPSLFPYSSSRLPHCQASAPWMVEPQHPGPSGDNSLTALQIAKSLSDMDFFPTDHRSPSIPNHRLNQRNGPTMPDERGFSWENEVSVLQGAPETVRELLSTLGLQKYTLGLHLNGWDDLDYFSGITEEDLCAAGVSNPSHRRRILENLPRIWN